The Magnetococcales bacterium genome window below encodes:
- a CDS encoding helix-turn-helix transcriptional regulator: protein MAKTPIPERLKEARKRAEFSQTELGVAAGMDPSGASARMNQYERDKHVPDYQTLKRIAGVLGCPVPYFYAEDDTLAEILLHLGRLDESGKAALLEELRKASRKASCLQPDTA, encoded by the coding sequence ATGGCAAAAACACCGATACCAGAGCGACTCAAGGAAGCCAGAAAGCGGGCGGAATTCTCCCAGACCGAGCTGGGGGTGGCTGCTGGAATGGATCCATCCGGGGCAAGTGCCAGGATGAACCAGTATGAGCGGGACAAACATGTACCGGATTATCAAACGTTGAAAAGGATTGCCGGTGTCCTGGGGTGTCCTGTTCCCTACTTTTACGCCGAGGATGACACCCTTGCTGAAATCCTGTTGCATCTGGGACGGTTGGACGAATCCGGCAAGGCTGCGCTGCTGGAGGAGTTGAGAAAGGCGTCCCGGAAGGCGTCTTGTCTTCAGCCTGATACCGCGTGA
- a CDS encoding thermonuclease family protein — protein sequence MIIILEILIFSPSLKAFSGNGKQTYGDMEGVIYLRNYDGDTIRFDIPGVHPLLGQNIPVRMRGIDAPEIRAKCPMEKMVAIKTKERIQQLLGKAERITLKETGRDKYFRIVARVVADGIDLGDSLIKDGLAVPYDGKRKIKTWCEYTSDEEVP from the coding sequence ATGATCATCATATTGGAAATATTGATATTTTCCCCATCTCTGAAAGCATTTTCCGGCAACGGAAAACAAACCTATGGTGACATGGAAGGCGTCATCTATCTGCGCAATTATGATGGAGACACCATACGGTTTGACATTCCTGGTGTGCATCCTCTTCTGGGGCAAAACATCCCCGTGCGCATGCGCGGCATTGATGCCCCGGAAATTCGTGCCAAGTGCCCAATGGAAAAAATGGTCGCCATAAAAACAAAAGAGAGGATACAACAGTTGCTGGGAAAAGCAGAACGCATCACCCTGAAGGAAACCGGACGAGATAAATACTTTCGCATTGTGGCCAGGGTCGTGGCAGACGGAATAGACTTGGGTGATTCGCTGATCAAGGATGGTTTGGCGGTTCCCTATGATGGTAAACGAAAAATCAAGACGTGGTGTGAATACACTTCAGACGAGGAGGTTCCGTGA
- a CDS encoding PIN domain-containing protein: protein MLVYLDLCCFNRPFDDQARLLVRLQTEAKLHVQSMIREGNLKLVWSAVIDLENAANPDVERRMAVAYWKRLANVDISPCEDVEKMATAFSLKGVKPMDALHVACAIKAGSDYFLTTDKALLRKLASETCVRSIDPTDFVRNLSGETHAN, encoded by the coding sequence ATGTTGGTTTATCTCGATCTGTGCTGTTTTAATCGGCCTTTTGATGACCAGGCGCGGTTGCTGGTTCGTTTGCAGACCGAGGCCAAGCTGCATGTACAGTCCATGATTCGCGAAGGGAATCTGAAATTGGTGTGGTCGGCTGTAATCGACCTGGAAAATGCGGCCAATCCCGACGTGGAACGCCGCATGGCAGTAGCATACTGGAAACGATTGGCGAATGTTGATATATCACCTTGTGAGGATGTCGAAAAAATGGCTACGGCATTTTCCCTCAAGGGAGTGAAACCCATGGATGCCCTGCATGTGGCCTGTGCCATCAAAGCCGGTTCGGATTATTTTCTGACAACGGACAAGGCATTGCTGCGAAAATTGGCGTCGGAAACGTGCGTGCGTAGCATTGATCCCACAGATTTTGTGCGTAACCTGTCAGGAGAAACACATGCGAACTGA